From the genome of Aspergillus oryzae RIB40 DNA, chromosome 4:
GGGCAGAGATCAATGACATTGCCGGAGAGTTCAGAATCGAGGTTCTTCTCCAGGTAGGTGCCGATCTGCATATCGTTTCCTCTGCCGGCAGTTCCGAGTTCCGGAGCACCAGCAACATCGTTCATGAATCGAACGCAGCGGGTACAATGAATACATCTATTCATAGACGTCTTGACCAAAGGTCCGATGTTCTTGTCTTCCACCGCTCGCTTGCCACCAACCTCATGGAAACGCCCACGATCGGCACCATAACGCATTGACTGATCCTGAAGATCACATTCACCGCCCTGGTCACAGATAGGGCAATCGAGAGGATGATTAGCGAGGAGAAATTCCATAACGCCCTCCCTCGCCTTGTGGACAAGCGGTGAGTTGGTCTTGACGTTCATTCCCGGCTGGACGGGCCAAGCGCACGACGCCACTGGTTTCGGTGCACGTTCAACTTCAACTAGACACATACGACCTGACGCAAGGTTAGAAAATCTTGAAGATTGACCTTTATAGGAGAACGTACAATTTCCTGCAATCATAAGCTTTCTGTTGGGATGTTAGCGGCGGACATAAACGGGACTTCCTGGGGAGGGCTGAGCATACTCGTGGTAGCAGTATCTATTgagattattattattattagcaATATTTAACAGTCTTCATTGCACGCCTCTATACCTTGGAATTGTCGCGCCCGCCTTCTCGCAAGCTTGAATAAGAGCTGACCCGGCTGTGGAAAGGTGTAAGCAGGGAGAGCTAGAACGCCGTAGCCTGAGGTCAAATCACCTTCTACTGATACCTTTTTGCCATCTAAATCCATAACAATCAGCTTCAACACAGGTACAAAATTAGAAGATTAACGAAGTTATACCAATTGTGAGTTCCACTTCGGCGAGGCGAGGGGTTGTCGTCGCAAAGGACCTCAGGTAGTTGACTTTTGGGACCCGGACAGCCCGGCCGGCCGCACGAAACAACTGCGGCCGCATGCTGCGAGGAATTTTAAGGatagggaagagaaagggaataaTTGGAGAAAGGGATGAGTGGATGAGACGCCCAatgcagagcttgaagagctgaTGTTCTTGGAGAGCACTTTTGGCTTGTTCGGATTCTGCCAGTCGGGGCGTCACTCGCAAATTGCCCGCCTCGCATTGGCTCGGTTATGCGGCGGATCATTTAATCCGGGCCACACCTTTGAGTCACGTTTTCTGAGGTGTTTtatctatttccttttttctcttctttttctcttttctctttctcatatCAAACTCATTCACGGGCATGATTATTGTAGGTGGTAGGGCTTTCTTCCATCCCTCCCCCCTCTGCTACATGTCCCAAGAACAAATGCACTGAGCTGGAGCTCCTTAAGGTTATTCTCATTTTATTGATGTGACTACCTGATGAAGGTATAGTTCTTTACTGACAGTGGCGACACTCtgctgtatatatattggtgAACGAGCGCATCAGCTCTTCTTCGCTAAAATAGATACTTCTTAATATCCGAGCACTCAACTAGCAGATGTAATGGGCTTACGACGTCAGAACTCTAGGAAATTTCGTCTTGGAAATGAAGTAATCGGGTCATTAACCGGACAACCTTGGTTTCGCCATCTGCCAACTTTCTCACCGATTAAAGATATTGGGCAGCCTTAAGTGGTTGCAAACAGGGTAATTACAGGAAAGGTTCACTAAATTTTGAGACTGAAAACGTTTACTTCTATTAAGAGTCTTTCATACCAGTACATAGATATTATTTAACTCTCCCAAAACAAACACACGCAAtagagaaagacagaaaaagtGCCTTACGGCAAACTGAAGTATGTTAGACCACAAGACCAGACCCCTTCAGGGAGCAGGGCAACGACCATGAAGTTCTAGGTCGAGGCCGTCTAGGAGTCACTTGGCTGCCAAGTCGTCTCCTGCTTTGTGCCAGGTGGTAGCCACGCCCTAGTATTACTGCTTCCCCTGGGGCGGACTCGGCCTGGTctatcatcatccttcttcaggtcgTTTGGGAAAGAATGTGTCTCGTCTAGAAACTGACGCTCACTAGTCTTCCCCGGTGGAAATACGTAGCCGTTCGAATCCCATGTTTTAGTTGTACTCCGAATGTTTAGAGGGAGTACATTTTCCTTCGTGTGAAAGTGGTCCGCGTTCGCCCTTTGGTCTGCTagatcatcatggctgttgcGATCGTATAAATATAATCCAATAAACGTAAGAGCGATGCCAATTGCCTGCATCCCAGTGGTTGAATTGCCAAACCATACTATCGCAACGACAATGACAAATACTCTCTTCACCAAAGATGCCACTGAGTAAGAAACTGGGGATATCATGGATAGCAGAACGAATGCCAGGATGTTTTGTGCAAAATGGGAGACTCCGTTGAACACAAACTCCAATAAGAGAGCACCATGATCTAAGGAGTTCTCCTTGCCTGACAGCGAGATGGATCCATCCCGCAATACATTTGAAAGTAATGGGTAACCCTCGCAGAGAACCCAGATTGGTAGCGTTAGTATGAAGGCCAATCCAGAGCAATAGCAAAGTAAATTTAACTTGTCCAATTTCCGTTGGGCTGACACTTGTGTCTCCGATTCTCCGCGCGCTGTTTCGTTGAacagcttcttggagaagatgttttGGGAAACGAAGACCAAAGCCGCAACCAATGCGCAAATTATTCCAAAGAAGTTGGTGGAAAACCCAGTGGAACAAGCAAGCATAACACCTAAAGTCAAGGGGACAAGAGATAGGTATGTAGCACTGGCATATCGGATGCGAAAGAACACGCGGTATGCTAAGACTGTAAACAAAGGAGATAGTCCCTTGATTGTATGAACCAGCGAGACCGGTATTTGGGAAGTAGCCATGGAACTTAGTATGTGGCCTGCTAGCTGAAATACTGCGAGAGGCAACGCAGTCATTATAACATCGCGCGAGGGATAACGGATACCGTTTTTGAGGGCCGGTATACTATTCCTGAGCCATGGCAGTATCTTCGAGAGATATGACAGCAGTAAGCACCATATCGACACAAACGCAAATTGCACGATCGTAAGAGTGATTGGTTTTGGGAGTGCATTCAGGATGGATTTCGACGATGTGTTTGTTAGGGCGGAGGTCATGTACCAAATGAGGCAAAGACTCTAAGCAGATGTGAGCCACGATTCCTGACGAGGCGCAAGAACGGTTCACCATACTATCAGTTTATATGACACTGGCGCCCGGAGGGCTTGGGCCAATTCTTGCGCGTTGGCGCTCACACTGGCGTTACGCGTGCGGATGGTGCTGATTGCCTCGCTGATGCTTTTCCTCGGCTTATGCTTTGAATGCCTGATTGTCCCATTCGTATACTCCGAAGCGaaattgttttctttgcgCGGTTCCCAGCGATCATTCGGTGTATACTTGGTCGCAAAATTTGAATGAGATTCTCTTGGCCCTGCAGCTATTTCATATAGGTCGTCCTTGAATTGCGGGAACTTGTCTATCGGACTGGTAGTCATCGATTGTGAGATAAAATCAGTTGCTGGGGGCTGCAAATCCGACTGCCGTATAGAAGAGCGCCGTCCAGTACCGGTAACAATAGCTGTAGTCATTCCTAATCACTTTATAACTGGTTTTTCAGGTCCTTGTGGTAGTTCGCCCTGAGACTTAAAAAGCAGGCCTGAATGGTAAAGTCGAGCGGCCATACATACGTCCGAGGTAAAATGGACAGAAGTTGAGGAAGCCAGTCACTCAGGCTCTCTCGAATAACTTTTTCAAGGCAAATTCTCCCGTGCTGGTGGAAAGGCCGTACGAAGTCGACGGGGGGGATGTTGGAGTATCAGTATCCACTGCGGTCTTGTAACGTTTGCGGTTCCAGTACTCACTGGATGACGAATCCTTTCTGACGAATGAACAccaagaatggagaacatGGTGCGGGACCACACCTTATCATTTCAATACCGAGTATACTCGGGAAAGGTTGGTCATACTACTTACGGACCATATGTGTACTTACTTTCATAGGCGGCTCGAAACTTCTGACAGGCTAAACCTGAGCCTTTAGGCGAAGGCCCAGTTAATACTACTACAGTACTGTGTACTCTGTAACATGGGTCTTATTAATCGTATACTATTGCCTAACTGGTGGTACGTACCAACTGACTGCATGTTACATGAACCTATATCATTTATTTACCACGTAAGGAATGTCAATGGCATAttcttatttatttatatatctacatTTATGTATCCATACTCTGGAATTGTGCGTTTGTTCCACGGTCAACCTTGGATCAggtctactccgtatggcTGAGGTGGTATTGACGGTAAGACTATGTAGTTAGGACCTACTACGGACTATAGCTGCAAGCCAGTCAACATGaattttatattatatgtatatatatgaaCATGCCCATGACATACTACGGTAGAGTTCCTGGAGATCATTAGTGGGCTGATGAGTTTATCCGTTGACTAAAATTCTGCCAGCTTCATCATGATACCCGTCTCGATATGATTAGACCACCAAGAAGTGATACATCTTAAAGGCTATGATATATAGTAAATATGATGTTGCACCctccgtacatacatcaaCCAGGGCGCTCTCTTTCAGAAGCGGTAAGGAGTACGGAGGTGAAATTGCCACAGTTGCCCCCAGTTCGTCCCATTGACGGCGTGGGACCGTCCCAAATATTCAACcgtctactccgtactcctTGTAGCACCACCAATATAGATATTCATATTAAAATACCTTAATAGTAGATAGCTCTAGTACTGTTAAATGCGTTTTTTTCTGAATATAGTAGCTTACTTTGAAATTTGAGTGTAAGTCTTGAAATAGAAAGACGAGTATTCTTGGTCCTTGGATTTTTGGCTACAAGTTTGAAGTACGTAGTCTAGTTTCATGCTCCGTAGTCTTTTTGGCCACGTTACTAGGGGCTGCCAGCTCAAGGAAGTGCCAATAACTAAtgtaatcggtaagcgaaCTGAATATATAAGCGAAACAAATACTACACGCATTTTCAACGCGCCTTAATTTCTTAAACAATttgtcagaggaatatctactagtcagggtagaggacctgtcaactaggtaaggatacgtgggcaaagcactaggcagtagatactagagacagaagactgattcttgatttcctactaatgactacagtactaatttatagccgaggacccctaagattctctgtatacaatgatcaatcctcctaacggggccactgtacgtcattagaaaggtgacggatatagacaccgaagacgccgttcggccaccgggatgtccatgcacctgggacagggtatactgtacagtcaccttgcatgatcgttatcatttctgtgacaaTACTGCTATAAAAAATAGCTACTTTAAATAGAAGATCTTTATAGACTTACTAAAAGTCTACTagattctatatatatatagactataGCTATTTTCTAAATCttttaaaaattaataactctttatcttttataatctattactatttataattttatcTAgtaatatatttaaatttaaaGATAGAgtattaattttatttaatatagttttataatatttaattaaattttaTAGTTAGAGTGGTATTCGGGCCGGTTTCGGGTTCGAGATCTAGGACCCGCCCCGACCCCGAACCCGGGCCAATCTAGATCAACCCGACTCGTTGGGGCCCCGCCAAGCCACAGGCTAAACCTAGTTAGGTAAGGCGTCGCTTATTAATCAGATACCTTACCTAATTTGGCCTAGTATAGTGATTTTAAAAGCTCTATATCTCTaccatttctatatatattgaattgatattatatatatatatatatatatatatataatctagatctatatagaaatataaaaaaaatctagattttcTAGATTTTTAGATCACATGACCTTTTTCGGGTCGGGGCGGGTTTTCTAGATTTAGGTCGGGTTTTGGCTCTAGAACCCGACTCGAACCGGGAGCCGGGTTGGGGCGGGTTCGGGTCGGGTTTATCGGGTTACCTGTACCACTCTATTTATAGttataaaaaaatataataaatcttAATAAAAAGctaaataatattattagtTAAGCtatttataaaaaatagtatataattaaaaaaaagatcttattaattaaataatctAATATTAAAATTTATTAGAAAAACGctattatttaaaatattattaaaataaataaataataatttttttaaaattaatagtaattatttaaataattataaaatttttaataattactataataattaaattttttattataatttttATAGTAACTTAATCTTTTATAgttaattaaataaataaataaataattaataataaaaaaatttaaattatatttaaaatactaattatattaataaaaaaaataaatataaatagtagaataatatatttaaatagTAGAATCTATAGTATAGTAAATAGTAAATCTCGCcattaaataaattatagaAAAGATAatctaatattttatttactaCTCTATaaaattttttattaataaatatattaaataataatattttaataattaaaataaaaaaaattaaaatatttaaagttttattataaataaataattacttttattaaaaagtttttaattttaattagATTTTAAAGTATAATAgttattttaaaaataaaattgtcacagaaatgataacgatcatgcaaggtgactgtacagtataccctgtcccaggtgcatggacatcccggtggccgaacggcgtcttcggtgtctatatccgtcacctttctaatgacgtacagtggccccgttaggaggattgatcattgtatacagagaatcttaggggtcctcggctataaattagtactgtagtcattagtaggaaatcaagaatcagtcttctgtctctagtatctactgcctagtgctttgcccacgtatccttacctagttgacaggtcctctaccctgactagtagatattcctctgacaaGTATATTATAGCCATGATCACATAGctttatctatttaattttaatgctttataaaaatttaagctttagatattaatatatcttttttaaaagtaatttatttaatagagtgtttttattttttaaactattttttatatataatttagtATTACTTTAATTAATACTTTAATTATAAGCGCTCTACTGATATATTACTATCTATAGATAATAGGCCTATAAAGTATAGTTAGTTAATAGACTTTAGAAATATAGTACTAGAAGACTTAAgattatttaatattatataataatCTTtctatctagtataataaaataaattatttaaaaattaaaattctctatataattttaatataaatatatttatatattatataaattaatagtctattaataatttatttatatagaatttagttatttaaaataattattattataactattctttttctaaaaaaataaattattttagtatataattaaattttaagatatttaatattttattttaataaattatataatataaaatatattttattaaaaatatttaataataaaattatagaaatctaatatattattttataatagttttaaataattaaaatattaatagaatatttttaaaataaaagtaATCgaaaaactttttttttatttttttattctactTTACTTTATTTGATATTATACAACCCTAGGAAGTAATGGAGCCTTTCAATAATAATTTACCAAATACTAGATCATTATCTACAATTGCCTGAGAGAAGATGCTCTTATGATCATTTGGGATATAGACACGAGAATAAAGCTCATAGTAgttctctccctctctcccttttcttttcttttctttccagggAAAGATCCTTTTGGGCTTTGAGCATACTAAACTGAAAAGTTTAGGGAATCACACCTAAAGTGAGCGTGATATATCATATAATAGCAATTAAAGTAACAATCATAGAAAACTGGCCTAATTCAAATATGATTGACGATCATACCTTATTACTATTTCCTAATTATTGAAGTCTCcctgaagaaagagagagagggagaagcCCTCTTTCACCGCTGCCGTCCAGAGACAGGTTTATTGGCCTGAATGTAGCCTACTTGAAAGGATATAAAAATTTTCTACAAATAGGATTCTATatactctttcttcttcttcttcttcttcttcttcttcttcttcttcttcttcttcttcttcttttttgtttcttttggcgAGGGAATGGCATGGTTTGCCTTGGGAGTAGCATTGCGGTAAAGAACATAAATGATGAGATAGATTGAGCAATTCAATAACTGCTACCTATCCTAATTAGTCGTCTCTTAGAGTGTGAAAGACCTGGAGGCAGCTTTCAATTCTAAATATATCTCTGTCAATCTAACCGAATAACTCTCTCAGGCTTCAACCTATCCGTACCCCAAGTCTTATATAGTTACATGTTCTGCGTTGCCCTTGGATCCTCCTCCAttcgaaagaaagaaagaaagaacgaacGGACGAAGGACACTTCCCAGCACGGTATGGATTCATGAAGCAACCTATAATTCTACGCAACTTCTGTCTAGGACTAACTGAAGGAATCTTCCTCCAAAACTCTGGTAATGACCTGATCTCACTAAGCTTGGGCTGTCAGTACTATTAGCaccactagtagtagtagtgttACTTCTGCCGTTTCCGGGAGGGTTTCCTCAGCCAGAATTCTGTGTTTTGCTATGAATGTACTTACTTAAAGTTGTTTACATTTGGGGAGCTGCCAGTCTTGAGGGCCACGGGAAGGTACGACTTGGAAACAtgtcgatgatattgatCGGTTCGGCCTACATATATCGCAAAATGGCTATACTGATGTGGATTACTATTTGAACAGAGAAGTTAGCGTTGGTAATTATATAAACTACTAGTTTATTTCATGTTATGAGGCCGGTGTACTACATCATGGCTTATTGGTCTACTGCAGGGGAGCTCGGCTCAGGACATTGCCTTCACTGAAA
Proteins encoded in this window:
- a CDS encoding putative ER to Golgi transport protein (Sly41) (glucose-6-phosphate/phosphate and phosphoenolpyruvate/phosphate antiporter), yielding MTTAIVTGTGRRSSIRQSDLQPPATDFISQSMTTSPIDKFPQFKDDLYEIAAGPRESHSNFATKYTPNDRWEPRKENNFASEYTNGTIRHSKHKPRKSISEAISTIRTRNASVSANAQELAQALRAPVSYKLISLCLIWYMTSALTNTSSKSILNALPKPITLTIVQFAFVSIWCLLLSYLSKILPWLRNSIPALKNGIRYPSRDVIMTALPLAVFQLAGHILSSMATSQIPVSLVHTIKGLSPLFTVLAYRVFFRIRYASATYLSLVPLTLGVMLACSTGFSTNFFGIICALVAALVFVSQNIFSKKLFNETARGESETQVSAQRKLDKLNLLCYCSGLAFILTLPIWVLCEGYPLLSNVLRDGSISLSGKENSLDHGALLLEFVFNGVSHFAQNILAFVLLSMISPVSYSVASLVKRVFVIVVAIVWFGNSTTGMQAIGIALTFIGLYLYDRNSHDDLADQRANADHFHTKENVLPLNIRSTTKTWDSNGYVFPPGKTSERQFLDETHSFPNDLKKDDDRPGRVRPRGSSNTRAWLPPGTKQETTWQPSDS